Proteins encoded in a region of the Aphelocoma coerulescens isolate FSJ_1873_10779 chromosome 28, UR_Acoe_1.0, whole genome shotgun sequence genome:
- the TMEM38A gene encoding trimeric intracellular cation channel type A isoform X2 — protein sequence MSRKSPFASWLCAMLHCFGSYILADLLLGEAPIGYFSHNSSVILATGVWYLMFFCPMNLFYKCVSFLPVKLIFVAMKEVVRVRKIAAGVHHAHHLYHHGWFVMMATGWVKGSGVALMSNFEQLLRGVWKPETNEILHMSFPTKASLYGTVLFTLQQTHWLPISEANLIFFFTMFMIVCKVFMTATHSHASPFAPLENLVCPVLFGSVSSGHPSHHHDHHGASHEVSHPPPPPAKSKEELNEGTRKRKAKKAE from the exons ATGTCCCGGAAGAGTCCTTTTGCCTCCTGGCTCTGTGCTATGCTCCACTGCTTTGGGAGCTACATCCTCGCTGatctgctgctgggggaggcacCCATTGGCTACTTCAGCCACAACTCCAGTGTCATCCTGGCCACAGGAGTGTG GTACTTGATGTTCTTCTGTCCCATGAACCTCTTCTACAAGTGTGTCAGCTTCCTGCCCGTGAAGCTCATCTTCGTGGCCATGAAGGAGGTGGTCCGAGTGCGCAAGATCGCGGCCGGGGTGCACCACGCCCACCACCTGTACCACCACGGGTGGTTCGTGATGATGGCCACGGGATGGGTCAAAG GCTCTGGTGTGGCCTTGATGTCAAACTTTGAGCAGCTGCTGCGTGGGGTCTGGAAGccagaaacaaatgaaattctTCATATGTCCTT ccctACAAAGGCCAGTCTGTACGGCACAGTCCTCTTCACTCTGCAGCAGACTCACTGGCTCCCCATCTCCGAGGCCAACCTCATCTTCTTTTTCACCATGTTCATGATAGTTTGCAAG GTTTTCATGACGGCCACTCACTCTCACGCCTCACCTTTTGCTCCACTGGAAAACCTCGTCTGCCCCGTTCTCTTTGGCTCTGTTTCCAGTGGGCACCCAAGCCACCACCACGACCACCACGGGGCCTCCCACGAGGTTtcccaccctcctcctcctcctgccaagTCCAAAGAGGAGCTGAATGAAGGCACGAGGAAACGGAAGGCAAAAAAAGCTGAATAA